One genomic segment of Kordiimonas sp. SCSIO 12603 includes these proteins:
- a CDS encoding MmcB family DNA repair protein: MTETANITLGAERLLVELGYAPVREVVLKNNRRVDILGLNKRGGLVVVEVKSGLSDFRSDTKWQEYLDYCEEFYFAVDQHFPIGVFNESTSLPDITGIIIADAYGGEVLREAASRKVNAARAKKLIQQMARTAAMRLFEKAVG, encoded by the coding sequence ATGACAGAAACAGCTAATATCACGCTTGGCGCTGAAAGATTGCTGGTGGAACTTGGTTATGCTCCCGTGCGGGAAGTGGTGCTAAAGAATAATAGGCGGGTTGATATTTTGGGGCTGAATAAACGAGGCGGCCTTGTGGTTGTCGAAGTGAAATCAGGTCTAAGTGATTTCCGTTCGGATACTAAATGGCAGGAATATCTCGACTATTGTGAAGAATTTTATTTCGCTGTTGATCAACATTTCCCCATCGGCGTGTTTAATGAAAGTACCAGCCTTCCAGATATAACAGGTATTATCATTGCAGATGCTTATGGCGGGGAGGTGCTTCGTGAAGCAGCCTCCAGAAAAGTAAATGCCGCTCGCGCCAAAAAGCTTATTCAGCAAATGGCACGAACGGCAGCAATGAGACTTTTTGAAAAGGCTGTTGGTTAA
- a CDS encoding Hpt domain-containing protein, whose protein sequence is MTEVVDTDYSYAEDDELVAQFLEWTDTAVKDMRGILDGMPDKAGPKEASVQQVYDLTHNIKGMGSSFEFNLLTNVGASLCKYLKQMPDDQQASKRVLEGHVRTFEVVLQHKIKGSGGAQGEAILQRLENIIDEEASA, encoded by the coding sequence ATGACTGAAGTTGTAGATACTGATTATTCATATGCGGAAGATGACGAGCTGGTAGCTCAGTTTCTTGAGTGGACAGACACAGCCGTAAAAGACATGCGCGGGATTTTGGATGGTATGCCGGACAAAGCGGGACCTAAGGAAGCGAGTGTCCAGCAGGTTTATGATTTAACTCATAATATCAAGGGGATGGGTAGTAGCTTCGAGTTCAACTTGCTTACAAATGTTGGTGCATCCCTCTGTAAATATCTGAAACAGATGCCTGATGACCAGCAAGCAAGCAAGCGCGTGCTTGAAGGGCATGTTCGTACCTTTGAAGTGGTCTTGCAGCACAAAATCAAAGGTAGTGGTGGGGCCCAAGGCGAAGCTATTCTACAGCGGCTTGAAAATATCATTGATGAAGAGGCCAGTGCCTGA
- a CDS encoding DUF3126 family protein translates to MSPQEIAKLETYLQDKFDNSNIKLMQRPKAKDSVEMMIGDEFIGVAYRDEDEGEVSYSLSICILEEDL, encoded by the coding sequence TTGAGCCCACAGGAAATCGCTAAACTTGAAACATATCTTCAAGACAAGTTTGATAACAGCAACATCAAGCTTATGCAGCGCCCAAAAGCTAAAGATTCAGTTGAGATGATGATCGGCGATGAATTTATCGGTGTTGCTTACCGCGATGAAGATGAAGGTGAAGTTTCCTACTCCCTCAGCATCTGCATCCTGGAGGAAGATCTCTAA
- a CDS encoding GNAT family N-acetyltransferase: MPEHIRFLKHNEHHLIGKIIADGFTDDPVNLWAFRNTGAMKPVFTTMANHLYLSAGFGLVNNEENAGALWLPPGAPKQFSLLADIKMGVPILKHGGLKAVQNSLQIDAYLKKKKPKEPHYYLFAISVHPSLQGKGIGSQLMKEALKQVDETRAPAYLESSKPENVPFYKKHGFEIMEEVVPGTDCPPMWLMWREPRL, from the coding sequence ATGCCTGAGCACATTCGTTTTCTAAAACATAATGAGCATCATCTTATCGGGAAGATTATCGCCGATGGGTTTACCGATGATCCGGTAAACCTGTGGGCTTTTAGAAATACCGGTGCCATGAAGCCAGTATTCACGACTATGGCGAACCACCTCTATCTATCAGCCGGGTTTGGTTTGGTGAATAACGAGGAAAATGCCGGTGCTCTATGGTTACCGCCGGGTGCGCCCAAACAGTTCAGTTTATTGGCCGATATTAAAATGGGTGTCCCCATTTTGAAGCACGGCGGTTTAAAAGCAGTCCAAAACTCTCTCCAGATAGACGCATATCTTAAAAAGAAAAAACCGAAAGAACCGCACTACTATCTGTTTGCAATCTCTGTGCATCCAAGCCTGCAGGGAAAAGGCATTGGCAGCCAATTGATGAAAGAAGCACTCAAACAAGTGGATGAAACACGTGCCCCCGCGTATTTGGAAAGCTCCAAACCTGAGAATGTACCTTTCTATAAAAAACACGGCTTTGAAATAATGGAAGAGGTAGTGCCGGGTACTGACTGCCCGCCCATGTGGCTTATGTGGCGAGAACCACGCCTGTAA